TCCGCGACACGGAGTCCGAGACATACAGCTGCACCATCTTGCGCACCTGTTAGCCCAGCGGTGCCATATCAATCTGCCGGATGATCTCGTCGTTCAACCGGTCATAGAGCGTCAAATCAGCGCCTGTTTCGCGGGCGAGGATCTTCAGCAGTTGTTCTGGGAGAAGGCCGCCATCCTTCGTGATGCGATCCTCACTGATTGAGACGATCTCGTGTGCTGCGGTGTTGCGGACCCGGCTCTCGAACCTTCCGAGTACTTCAAGAGCACCAACTCGATCGGGTGCGAATTGGCGGAGCAGTGCGAGCCAGTCCTTGGTGTAGAGGTACCACTCCGCGTTTGGCGATTTCGGAGGGTGCTTGAGCGCGCACCGTATCTCCGGCTCTCTTTCCAGCTTTCGGCGGTCGACGCGGCCCATGTCGTCGAGATAGCGGTCCTCCGGAAGGTGTTTTGCCACAGCCGCCCTGAGCACGATAGTGATTGCCGGGGTAGCTGATCGTGCGAATTCAGCCCATTGCTCGCGCTTTGCCAGCAGCGCAAGAGCACTTATGTACTCAGCGACCTTGTTCGCGGGGTCATACGTGAACGCGGTGTCCTTAAAGAACTTTGGCGCTACGAGGTGTTCCAGCCTCGAGCGGTGCATCGCGCCGCGGATCAGATTGCTCACTTGATCGGGCAGGCGCGAGTCTGCCGCGATCGTCACTGCTGCCGAGTAGTCGTACGACACGATCAGCTGCTTCAGGTTGGCCCGCTCAAGCAGCGCGCCGAGCGCAGCGGAAGTCGCCTCAAAGCAACGGTTGGGGGCTCCAGGCTGATTGTCGTCGTTTGCGTCCCACATTAGTTCGAGGTCGTAAGCGTCTGGGGATTCACGATCGCCAGGCTTGCTCAATGCCCGGGCAGGCGTGCTTACTTGCACAGCGGTGGTCCTGGGAATGCCAAACACATTTATGGCCACCAGCGCCGCCTGCATCGCAGGGGTGCCGGAACTGGTATTCAGCAGAATGGTTCGATCAGGGAACTCAGCCGACAGTTCAACCAGGTGGTTGCGGAAAACCGGCACGAAAAGGTCGAACCTGTGCACCGACGGGTTGGTATAGGTGACTATGCGAACGTCGGTCTCAGGCGCGAGCCGCGTGATTGCCGCGGAGTACCGCCGGTCCGCGTTCTCAAAGGCAGCTATCTCGGCGCTGAGGAATAGCACGACAACTATTGGTCGATAGTGGCGGACGATGTGTAGCATCGGGCCGTCGCCGAGCGCGGTGATCGGGTCCGCAGTTCCGATAGGCGAGAACAGGATCATTCGGCTCTCCTGATCGACAGCTCGCACTGACCCATCTCGTAGCATATGTTGTCGATCTTGGTTCGCTTCAAGACAAGTGGTGAGACGCGTAGTTCGCGCGTCTTGTCGACGTGCTTGACTACCTTCCCGAACTGGGCGTCGAGCACCTTCGCCATGTCGTCTTGGTCGGTGACAAAGGTCTTGCTCCGATAGCCGGCTCCGCCGCCCAGATAGACAATTGGGCCAACTATCGCGTTCACGCCAGGGTACATGGCTCTGTACTCCGCGTAACGCGCCTGATTCACGGACGCGGCTGTCTCGGCCAGCGTTTCAAGGAACCGCTCGCCCTCACGCCAGCCGCCGCGAGCGGTGGGACTGGTGTCGACCACCACGCGGTGCGAGATTGAGGTTCCCGGCGCCAAACATTCCCGGAAGAGCGGCAGGCCATCAGGCTTGCCGTGGACATTCATGTCCATCTTCTGGCAGATCAGCAGATCGCTTGTTCTCAGTGCAGGTGAGTCGGTGACCCTGATCGCCTGAAACAGGTCGTTGACCGCGTCTTGCGGACGGGTGTTGGGGCGCCCCGATTTGCGCAACTCCTTCCGCTCAAACCTTTCGCCGTACTGCCGGTGCTCCCGCGTCTGGTGTCCCGGAACACGAACAGGTTGGGCCGTCCGCTTATGCACAAGCGACTGCAGGTAGATGCTGCGAAGCATTCCCTTGACAGTCGAACCCGGCACGTAGGGCCTTCCAAGAGGGTCTTTGATGAAAGCGTGAATCTCGTTGAGCGTAAGCTTCTTTCGAGTCATGCGCCCGCCTCGACCACGAGATGCACGTCGCGGTTCGATCGACCCGATCTTCACCTCGTAACCTCGATGCTTAGCAGGATCCAGCTTGACCGCGTTTGGCTCTACCCACTCTTTGAGTGGCGCCGTCGCCTGTGCCCCATCGGTGTTCATGACGAACGCTTCGAAAGACTTCCTCTTGTGAGCCGGAATGTCTGCGTAAAGAAGTTCCATGTCCGGGAAGTAGACCCGGTCGCCCTCCACGTGGTACTCCTTCGAGGTCCGCTTCTCGCCGGATCCGATAAACACCGGCCCCAGGCACCGCAGCGTGAGTTCGAACGGCTTCAGGTAGGTGTTCATGCGGCGGACTCCGGGAGTGCGAGAAATAGCGGTCGCGCGTAGCTGTAGACCGGATGGTTTCCGCCCAGGCTGACGTCGAGGATGCCTCCTTGGAAGGGTCGCGAGAAGACCGAGCCGGCGGCGAATTTGTAGATGTCGCGTTTGCGCAGGGGCATGTCAGCGTATGTGCTCGACGCGACGAATCCACTGCGCTTGACGAGGCGGTACGTCGCGCCGGCGAGTGCGGCTTCGAGCTCGTCGTCCGTGGGTAGGGATGTCGTGAGCGTCATCAGACTGGCCGCGTCGACTGTCGGCGTGAGTGCGGCGGGTGCTTCTGACTCGGTAAGGTTAAACGCTCCGAACCCGCTTGTCCGTTCGCCGCCCAGCGCGGAGATCCCTTTCAACAGCCTGGTGAGTAGGCCGAGCTCGGACTCGGATCCGGTCGCCAGCAACCACAGACCCGCGTCCAGCTCGAACCGGAAGTAGCCGACACGGTACGGGTCGGCGTCTTTCTTTCCGTTGTGGATCGCTGCCTTCGCTGACACGGCGTGGACACCGATCTTGGTCTGCCGCGCCGCGAGTTCT
Above is a window of Mycobacterium tuberculosis H37Rv DNA encoding:
- a CDS encoding CRISPR type III-associated RAMP protein Csm4 (This region is a possible MT-complex-specific genomic island (See Becq et al., 2007 PMID:17545187).) translates to MNSRLFRFDFDRTHFGDHGLESSTISCPADTLYSALCVEALRMGGQQLLGELVACSTLRLTDLLPYVGPDYLVPKPLHSVRSDGSSMQKKLAKKIGFLPAAQLGSFLDGTADLKELAARQTKIGVHAVSAKAAIHNGKKDADPYRVGYFRFELDAGLWLLATGSESELGLLTRLLKGISALGGERTSGFGAFNLTESEAPAALTPTVDAASLMTLTTSLPTDDELEAALAGATYRLVKRSGFVASSTYADMPLRKRDIYKFAAGSVFSRPFQGGILDVSLGGNHPVYSYARPLFLALPESAA
- a CDS encoding CRISPR type III-associated RAMP protein Csm5 (This region is a possible MT-complex-specific genomic island (See Becq et al., 2007 PMID:17545187).); translation: MNTYLKPFELTLRCLGPVFIGSGEKRTSKEYHVEGDRVYFPDMELLYADIPAHKRKSFEAFVMNTDGAQATAPLKEWVEPNAVKLDPAKHRGYEVKIGSIEPRRASRGRGGRMTRKKLTLNEIHAFIKDPLGRPYVPGSTVKGMLRSIYLQSLVHKRTAQPVRVPGHQTREHRQYGERFERKELRKSGRPNTRPQDAVNDLFQAIRVTDSPALRTSDLLICQKMDMNVHGKPDGLPLFRECLAPGTSISHRVVVDTSPTARGGWREGERFLETLAETAASVNQARYAEYRAMYPGVNAIVGPIVYLGGGAGYRSKTFVTDQDDMAKVLDAQFGKVVKHVDKTRELRVSPLVLKRTKIDNICYEMGQCELSIRRAE
- a CDS encoding CRISPR-associated protein Csm6 (This region is a possible MT-complex-specific genomic island (See Becq et al., 2007 PMID:17545187).), giving the protein MLFLSAEIAAFENADRRYSAAITRLAPETDVRIVTYTNPSVHRFDLFVPVFRNHLVELSAEFPDRTILLNTSSGTPAMQAALVAINVFGIPRTTAVQVSTPARALSKPGDRESPDAYDLELMWDANDDNQPGAPNRCFEATSAALGALLERANLKQLIVSYDYSAAVTIAADSRLPDQVSNLIRGAMHRSRLEHLVAPKFFKDTAFTYDPANKVAEYISALALLAKREQWAEFARSATPAITIVLRAAVAKHLPEDRYLDDMGRVDRRKLEREPEIRCALKHPPKSPNAEWYLYTKDWLALLRQFAPDRVGALEVLGRFESRVRNTAAHEIVSISEDRITKDGGLLPEQLLKILARETGADLTLYDRLNDEIIRQIDMAPLG